ATCGCGAAGGCGCTGAAGGGGCTGACCACGCTGGAGGAAGTCGTACAGCTCACGTAAGGGGGATTTCTTGGCGCGGTTCGAGTACCACGCCGTGGACGACTACGGGAAGTCGGCGCGGGGGGCGATGTCCTCCCCCGACGCGAACGGCCTGCGCGAGGCGCTCGCCGGGATGGGGCTTCACCTGGTCTCCGCCCGGCAGACCGCGGAGAGCGGAGCTCCCGCCGTCTTCCGGAAACGGATCCGGCGCGCGGACCTGATCGAGCTCACCTACCACCTGCATACCCTCATCGGCGCGGGGGTCCCCCTCATGAGCGCCCTGACGGACGTGGCCGAGCAGGCGGGCCACCCGGGACTCCGCGAGGTGCTGCGGGACGTCCGGCGGAACGTCCAGTCGGGCGTGCCGCTCTCGGGCGCGTTCGCTCTTCACGGGGACGTCTTCCCGGAGATCTTCGTCTCCATCATCCGCTCCGGCGAGACGACCGGAAACCTCGACGGCGTGCTCATGGACCTGAACCGTTTCCTGACCTGGCAGGAGGAGCTGGGCAAGACCATCCGCCAGGCGACGTACTATCCAGCGACGGTCGTGGGCATGGTCGGCGGGCTGATCGTCCTGCTGTTCACCTTCGTCTTCCCGCGGTTCCTCTCCGTCTTCCAGGGGGCCGCCTTCGAGCTGCCGCTCCCGACCCGCGTGGTGCTCGCGATCAGCCGGTTCTT
This region of Thermodesulfobacteriota bacterium genomic DNA includes:
- a CDS encoding type II secretion system F family protein encodes the protein MARFEYHAVDDYGKSARGAMSSPDANGLREALAGMGLHLVSARQTAESGAPAVFRKRIRRADLIELTYHLHTLIGAGVPLMSALTDVAEQAGHPGLREVLRDVRRNVQSGVPLSGAFALHGDVFPEIFVSIIRSGETTGNLDGVLMDLNRFLTWQEELGKTIRQATYYPATVVGMVGGLIVLLFTFVFPRFLSVFQGAAFELPLPTRVVLAISRFFREYGLVLIGALILGVVALKLYRRTEAGRLRIDGWKLGLPLMGNVIRSIEMSRFAHFTASLFRAGVEMTQALSVVEKVVENRVVASSIGRAREELIAGGGLSVALHKSGEFPPMVIRMVSAGEASGNLDATLENVAAFYDREVPATVKKTFAVLEPAMTMVLAFVVLGTALSFFLALYKMVGAMGAGR